A section of the Neorhodopirellula lusitana genome encodes:
- a CDS encoding MFS transporter: protein MKSASETRQPHHQPRLANFPFDPTRLPFFYGTAVLVCGTLGVLASAPGQTVGVSVFTDFLIESHHLSRSWISFAYLAGTIASAFLITRAGRWYDQFGGRWVSTASAAMLAIVLIGMSYSDAIAESMASMLPPQYSQQASFVVLSLGFFAMRFFGQGMLTLSSRNMVLEWFEQRRGMALAFIGISIAFGFSVTPAFFEWLIQKGGWSWAWRSIAVIVATYSIAAFVFGRSRPEDHGLLPDGPFAKKDRKSHAETLSGRQFTLSEARQTYSFWVFTFSAVLTGLVLTSLSFHVVSFFADAGMERSQAVAIFVPAAFASVVVEFVGSWLSDFIKLKYLAMVQLVGILTLSLSLSFLDSGPSLVFVVLGMGLMQGMFGIISAATWPRFYGRAHLGAISGFSTSIMVAGTAVGPYLFSVAHDQFGSYRPATLVCALAALVLLAAAPRADRPH, encoded by the coding sequence ATGAAATCTGCAAGCGAGACCCGCCAACCTCACCACCAGCCTCGACTGGCAAACTTTCCGTTTGATCCCACTCGATTGCCGTTTTTCTATGGAACGGCCGTTTTGGTATGCGGCACGCTAGGCGTGCTCGCCAGCGCGCCTGGCCAAACCGTCGGTGTGTCGGTGTTCACCGACTTCTTGATTGAATCGCACCATCTTTCACGAAGCTGGATCAGCTTTGCGTACCTCGCCGGAACCATTGCCAGCGCGTTCCTGATCACTCGGGCGGGCCGTTGGTATGACCAATTTGGAGGGCGATGGGTGTCGACGGCTTCGGCCGCCATGCTGGCGATCGTCTTGATCGGGATGAGCTATTCCGATGCGATCGCAGAGTCGATGGCATCGATGCTGCCGCCCCAGTACAGCCAACAAGCTTCCTTCGTCGTGCTGTCGCTAGGCTTTTTCGCAATGCGTTTCTTTGGGCAAGGAATGCTGACGCTCTCTTCACGCAACATGGTCTTGGAGTGGTTCGAACAGCGGCGAGGCATGGCGCTGGCGTTCATCGGCATCTCCATCGCCTTTGGATTCTCGGTGACACCAGCGTTCTTTGAATGGCTGATTCAAAAAGGCGGCTGGTCCTGGGCCTGGCGATCAATTGCGGTGATCGTTGCCACGTATTCGATCGCTGCGTTTGTGTTCGGTCGATCACGTCCCGAAGATCACGGCTTGCTGCCAGACGGCCCTTTTGCGAAGAAGGATCGGAAGTCACATGCCGAAACACTTAGCGGTCGACAGTTCACGCTTTCCGAGGCTCGCCAAACATACAGCTTCTGGGTCTTCACATTCAGCGCTGTCCTGACCGGCCTGGTCCTCACCTCCCTTTCGTTTCATGTTGTCTCATTCTTCGCTGACGCCGGCATGGAGCGCAGCCAAGCGGTTGCCATCTTCGTGCCAGCAGCATTCGCCAGCGTCGTCGTCGAGTTTGTTGGCAGCTGGCTCAGCGACTTCATCAAGCTGAAGTACTTGGCGATGGTGCAATTGGTCGGGATCCTGACGCTTTCGCTGAGTCTATCATTCTTGGATTCAGGACCTTCACTGGTTTTTGTGGTGCTGGGGATGGGCCTGATGCAGGGCATGTTCGGGATCATCTCCGCAGCGACCTGGCCGCGGTTTTATGGCCGAGCACATCTTGGGGCCATCTCCGGATTCTCGACCTCGATCATGGTGGCTGGCACCGCTGTCGGCCCCTATTTATTCAGCGTCGCCCACGACCAATTTGGGAGCTACCGCCCGGCAACATTGGTGTGCGCCTTGGCAGCGCTAGTTCTGCTGGCCGCTGCACCCCGTGCGGATCGCCCGCACTAG
- a CDS encoding MFS transporter, with protein sequence MENTLALNPRFLSESVSPVQVALWAVRGLFCLNGFLYATWATRIPAIQAHFQMSHATLGAALMLMALGALIAMPSAGWLCSRFGSRPVAAVSLFVYLLGLPLIALMPSMSTMLMALFIFGIGHGTLDVSMNVQAVEVERRWHKPVNSSIHALWSVGGLAGAVVGSLISLGGLDVHWHFTMVTALLSLATLPIITRLLVDDDPSDAASKNSAGDNASVTAHNHSGEDSLAGKATASRYQRFSVVLLGVIAFCIMAGEGAMADWSAVLLNKVLGVNEGIAALGYATFAIMMACGRFAGDGLSSRLGPTKQVRVSGVIATLGVLLVVTSTHVATALAGFALIGGGFATIVPAVFSACGRLEGIPAGVALASVSTIGYFGFLLGPPMIGFIAEWLSLRIALGCLSATTFAVVLLASALKVGISPDEITGSPNAAALNG encoded by the coding sequence ATGGAAAACACACTCGCCCTGAACCCAAGGTTCCTATCCGAATCCGTGTCGCCCGTGCAAGTTGCACTCTGGGCAGTGCGTGGATTGTTTTGCCTGAACGGTTTCCTGTACGCGACTTGGGCAACCCGGATTCCTGCTATACAAGCTCACTTCCAGATGTCTCACGCAACCCTCGGTGCGGCACTGATGTTGATGGCACTGGGGGCTTTGATTGCAATGCCGAGCGCCGGCTGGCTTTGCTCGCGTTTTGGCAGTCGCCCGGTCGCCGCGGTTAGCCTGTTTGTGTATCTGCTGGGCCTACCGCTAATCGCATTGATGCCAAGCATGTCCACGATGCTGATGGCGTTGTTCATTTTCGGCATTGGCCATGGGACCTTGGATGTGTCCATGAATGTCCAAGCGGTCGAAGTGGAAAGACGCTGGCATAAGCCTGTCAACTCATCCATCCACGCGTTATGGAGCGTCGGCGGATTGGCCGGGGCAGTTGTGGGTAGCTTGATTAGCCTAGGCGGACTCGACGTCCATTGGCACTTCACGATGGTCACCGCATTGCTATCGCTCGCAACTCTACCCATTATCACGCGATTGCTTGTCGACGATGACCCCAGTGACGCAGCAAGCAAAAACTCGGCCGGAGACAACGCGAGTGTCACAGCCCACAACCATTCCGGTGAAGACAGCCTCGCTGGCAAAGCAACCGCTTCACGTTACCAACGCTTCTCAGTCGTCTTGCTGGGTGTGATCGCGTTCTGCATCATGGCCGGCGAAGGCGCGATGGCGGACTGGAGCGCAGTCCTGCTTAACAAAGTCTTGGGAGTCAACGAAGGCATTGCCGCACTTGGCTACGCTACGTTTGCGATCATGATGGCTTGCGGCCGATTCGCTGGCGACGGCCTGTCGTCTCGCCTGGGGCCGACGAAGCAAGTCCGCGTGAGTGGAGTGATTGCAACACTCGGTGTCTTGCTGGTCGTCACCTCAACCCATGTCGCCACCGCGTTGGCTGGGTTCGCCCTGATCGGCGGCGGTTTCGCCACCATCGTGCCTGCCGTGTTTAGTGCCTGCGGACGACTCGAGGGCATCCCCGCTGGGGTCGCGTTGGCATCGGTATCGACGATTGGCTATTTCGGTTTCTTGTTAGGGCCGCCCATGATCGGATTCATCGCCGAGTGGCTGAGCCTACGGATCGCGCTGGGTTGTCTTTCGGCAACCACCTTCGCCGTCGTGTTGCTCGCGTCCGCACTGAAAGTCGGTATCTCGCCTGACGAGATCACCGGCTCCCCGAACGCCGCCGCCCTTAACGGCTAG
- a CDS encoding HAD-IB family phosphatase, which translates to MVNQVYETYSVELNALSVDGVAFLSDRTQSTMEVNMKTKFPKSDQVISHIKDNTLESTPPTRVKHLLLASDFDQTLSFNDSGEVLSEMLGLPDFERKVQGLANSHLVQQGGELTYLLLHDPDYRQVRREHLIETGRRIRLKKNLAPLMGLLQRGIDGHRFTFYVVSASPEDVVRSALEGIVPPERIIGTKLNFDHDSGEISSVSQLTAGYGKVTALDKLQTQLGISWDRIVYVGDGSSDVHVMLHVNRCDGYTIAVSENQHLAPIARRTVLSDNAFSVLIPILEDVIGWTDRAQIRELFESHDLDVRGWDKTQVDRLTILPTLSEANGLPMEVATMA; encoded by the coding sequence ATGGTTAACCAAGTTTACGAAACCTATTCGGTCGAGCTGAACGCCTTGTCGGTGGACGGTGTCGCGTTCCTTTCAGACCGAACGCAATCGACTATGGAGGTGAACATGAAAACCAAGTTCCCCAAATCAGATCAAGTCATTTCACACATTAAAGACAACACGTTGGAAAGCACCCCGCCTACGCGGGTAAAGCATCTCTTGCTTGCCAGCGATTTTGACCAGACACTCAGCTTCAACGACTCCGGTGAAGTATTAAGCGAGATGCTTGGGTTGCCCGACTTTGAACGCAAAGTCCAGGGCTTAGCCAACTCTCACTTAGTACAGCAAGGCGGCGAGCTGACGTATCTACTGCTACACGACCCCGACTATCGTCAGGTTCGTCGTGAACACTTAATAGAAACCGGCCGTCGCATCCGTCTAAAGAAAAACCTGGCTCCATTAATGGGCCTACTCCAACGCGGAATCGATGGACATCGTTTCACGTTTTACGTTGTATCGGCATCACCCGAAGACGTCGTTCGATCGGCACTGGAAGGTATCGTGCCACCAGAACGCATCATCGGCACCAAGCTGAACTTTGATCACGACTCGGGCGAAATCAGCTCCGTCAGTCAGCTCACCGCTGGCTACGGCAAGGTGACAGCACTTGATAAACTGCAAACGCAACTTGGCATAAGCTGGGACCGCATTGTGTATGTAGGCGACGGCAGCTCGGACGTGCACGTGATGCTGCATGTCAATCGCTGCGACGGTTACACAATCGCAGTGTCCGAAAACCAGCACTTGGCTCCGATCGCGAGACGCACCGTCCTTAGCGACAATGCGTTCAGCGTGCTGATCCCAATCCTGGAAGACGTGATCGGTTGGACGGACCGAGCCCAAATCCGCGAATTGTTTGAATCACACGATTTGGATGTTCGAGGCTGGGACAAGACTCAGGTTGATCGATTGACAATCCTACCTACTTTGTCGGAGGCCAATGGTCTGCCGATGGAAGTAGCAACGATGGCCTAA
- a CDS encoding GntR family transcriptional regulator — protein sequence MADPRYRQIANELLSEIAGGMYQPTGKLPSETQLVKRFDVSRPTAARALRELQDQGLIERRAGSGTFVRHKPAQRSEDQQVIGMLVPELGATEILEVICGDLARLARLHDYAMLWGDPREAQDRDNAVLGAVSQISPAAEDPVEASRQLCEPFIHRDVHGVFFAPFEHHVNSHRLNLLITDRFRQAGIAVILLDRDVHPFLMRSEFDLVGIDNFAAGYMAASHLLKLNAMNLAFVTPPQFAPTVSRRIAGVREAVLGNSGIHGGLQVIHVDPGDTKEVAKLIAIFASQVKGSGSAKRRPVRSTAKDRKVANVDCIDAIICSNDQVAATLMQTLAAAGIEVPRDVRLVGFDDVKYARQLTVPLTTIRQPCRDIAAVAFRAMLDSIEKVAAPARQYSLPVQLIVRESCGAYL from the coding sequence ATGGCCGATCCAAGGTATCGTCAGATTGCCAACGAGCTGCTCTCGGAAATCGCTGGTGGGATGTATCAGCCAACGGGAAAGCTGCCCAGTGAAACACAGCTTGTAAAGCGTTTTGACGTGTCACGACCCACCGCGGCGAGGGCACTTCGAGAGTTACAGGATCAAGGTTTGATCGAGCGACGGGCAGGCTCGGGGACCTTCGTGCGTCACAAGCCCGCCCAGCGCTCCGAAGATCAACAAGTCATTGGGATGTTGGTCCCCGAACTGGGTGCGACGGAGATTCTTGAAGTCATCTGTGGTGACTTAGCTCGCCTGGCGCGCTTGCACGACTACGCAATGTTGTGGGGTGATCCGCGAGAAGCTCAAGATAGGGACAATGCGGTGCTTGGTGCGGTTTCCCAGATCAGTCCGGCAGCAGAGGATCCGGTCGAAGCATCACGTCAGTTATGCGAACCGTTCATTCATCGTGATGTGCACGGAGTTTTCTTTGCGCCCTTTGAACACCATGTGAATAGCCATCGCTTGAACCTGTTGATTACAGATCGATTCAGGCAGGCGGGGATCGCTGTGATTTTATTGGACCGTGACGTGCATCCTTTTCTGATGCGAAGCGAGTTTGATTTGGTTGGGATCGACAACTTTGCAGCAGGTTATATGGCAGCATCGCACTTGTTAAAGCTGAACGCGATGAACCTAGCGTTTGTCACTCCGCCCCAATTCGCGCCGACTGTTTCACGGCGCATAGCGGGAGTGCGTGAAGCCGTGCTGGGAAACAGTGGTATCCATGGTGGTTTGCAAGTAATTCATGTTGATCCGGGCGACACGAAGGAAGTTGCAAAGCTGATTGCGATTTTTGCCAGCCAGGTGAAAGGCAGTGGATCGGCCAAGCGAAGGCCGGTACGTTCAACCGCGAAGGATAGGAAGGTTGCGAATGTCGACTGTATCGACGCAATTATCTGTTCGAACGATCAAGTCGCCGCCACGCTAATGCAAACCTTAGCCGCTGCGGGAATCGAAGTTCCGAGAGACGTACGGTTGGTTGGATTTGATGACGTGAAGTACGCGCGGCAGTTAACGGTTCCGTTGACCACCATCCGTCAACCTTGCCGCGATATTGCTGCCGTCGCGTTTCGTGCGATGTTGGACAGTATCGAGAAAGTTGCCGCACCAGCGCGTCAGTACTCGCTGCCCGTGCAGTTGATCGTCCGTGAGTCGTGTGGTGCGTATCTTTAA
- a CDS encoding methyltransferase family protein, which yields MFLWFLVTAQFVLAALLVLSSRWTPIPWLELLIAAPGIVLAVSAWLTMGLRRVRVHPGATAETKLTTCGPYSIVRHPMYVGLLWFTAALLPSGFAWWRLVSWFALVLVLQVKTIHEERSMARRFAEYAVYQQQVGRLVPRFRSVFRFWRSS from the coding sequence ATGTTCTTATGGTTCTTGGTGACGGCGCAATTTGTCTTAGCTGCATTGCTGGTGCTGTCCTCTCGGTGGACTCCGATTCCTTGGTTGGAGCTATTGATTGCGGCTCCTGGAATCGTGTTGGCGGTGAGCGCTTGGTTAACGATGGGTTTACGGCGAGTGCGTGTCCATCCCGGTGCAACGGCTGAAACAAAGCTAACGACTTGCGGTCCTTACAGCATCGTTCGTCACCCCATGTACGTGGGGCTGTTGTGGTTCACGGCGGCGTTGTTGCCCAGCGGGTTTGCGTGGTGGCGTCTGGTCAGTTGGTTTGCACTGGTGTTGGTGTTGCAGGTCAAAACGATTCATGAAGAACGATCGATGGCCCGTCGGTTCGCGGAGTACGCCGTTTATCAGCAGCAGGTTGGGCGGTTGGTGCCTCGCTTTCGCAGCGTCTTTCGTTTTTGGCGTTCGAGCTGA
- a CDS encoding ArsR/SmtB family transcription factor: MADFAEAAECLRTLAHPVRLRIVQLLLQGRYTVGELAADCGVPDNVGSEHLRLLQRCGFLTSQRDGRRVYYRVAEPHLEQLMACIEGRFLSTDVNHRRMR, encoded by the coding sequence ATGGCGGATTTCGCCGAAGCGGCGGAGTGCCTACGGACTTTGGCTCACCCGGTCCGTTTGCGGATCGTGCAGCTTTTGTTGCAGGGGCGTTACACCGTCGGTGAGTTGGCTGCCGATTGTGGCGTGCCGGACAACGTGGGGTCGGAGCACCTGCGGCTGTTACAGCGTTGTGGTTTTTTGACCAGCCAGCGGGATGGACGACGGGTTTACTACCGTGTCGCTGAACCCCATTTAGAACAATTGATGGCGTGCATTGAGGGACGATTTCTGTCGACCGACGTGAACCATCGTAGAATGAGATAG
- a CDS encoding rhodanese-like domain-containing protein has product MQTINVNQLAAKQSGGDLDLIDVRMPTEYREVHADGAKNYPLDSLDPAAIQGARNGRSGEPIYLICKSGNRSSKAVQKFLDAGIEQVVNVDGGTTAWVQAGLPVVRGKKAISLERQVRILAGFLALLGAVLGFFVHPYFVGLSAFVGAGLMFAGITDTCGMGMMLSKMPWNQCGATGSCSV; this is encoded by the coding sequence ATGCAAACGATCAATGTGAATCAATTGGCGGCGAAGCAGTCCGGTGGTGATCTGGACCTAATCGACGTCCGGATGCCGACGGAGTACCGGGAAGTTCATGCAGACGGTGCGAAGAACTACCCTCTCGACTCACTTGATCCGGCGGCGATTCAAGGTGCACGCAATGGGCGTTCGGGTGAGCCGATTTACCTGATTTGCAAAAGCGGCAATCGTTCTAGCAAAGCGGTGCAGAAGTTTTTGGACGCTGGCATCGAACAAGTTGTGAATGTTGACGGCGGTACGACAGCATGGGTGCAAGCCGGGCTGCCGGTAGTGCGAGGCAAAAAGGCGATCTCGTTAGAACGACAAGTTCGAATTCTGGCTGGCTTTCTGGCATTGCTTGGCGCCGTACTCGGCTTCTTCGTTCATCCTTACTTCGTCGGGCTTTCCGCATTCGTTGGTGCGGGGTTGATGTTTGCCGGAATCACTGACACGTGTGGCATGGGCATGATGCTGTCTAAGATGCCATGGAATCAATGTGGAGCCACTGGTTCATGTTCGGTCTAG
- a CDS encoding sulfite exporter TauE/SafE family protein, which yields MFGLAILFGCIVGFALGLTGGGGGVFAVPLLVYGLAVAPREAVGISLAAVGGTALFGAVPRLVRGEVELRTGLLFAVAGMLGAPLGSYLSTLIPDNVLLVMFAVLMLVVAQRMWAKTKNPSLPSGVCNTEISPDRDRSACQRDDDGKLRLTSRCARLLILVGLMTGVLSGMFGVGGGFVIVPALVLFSGMAIHQAVATSLFVIVLVSVSGVASHLANGNDLSIQTTLQFLVGGFAGMWLGGIVAKQLKGPTLQKTFSIAVVLVAMFVIFRSLLE from the coding sequence ATGTTCGGTCTAGCAATCCTGTTTGGTTGCATCGTCGGTTTTGCACTGGGTTTGACCGGTGGAGGCGGCGGTGTCTTTGCAGTGCCGTTGTTGGTTTACGGACTGGCGGTTGCACCGCGTGAGGCAGTCGGGATTTCCTTGGCAGCGGTCGGCGGGACGGCTCTGTTTGGTGCTGTGCCACGATTGGTGCGAGGGGAAGTGGAGCTTCGGACGGGGCTGTTGTTTGCGGTCGCCGGAATGTTGGGTGCTCCTTTGGGATCGTACCTTTCAACGTTGATTCCCGACAATGTGTTGCTGGTGATGTTCGCCGTTTTGATGTTGGTGGTCGCGCAGCGGATGTGGGCAAAGACGAAGAACCCAAGCCTGCCCAGTGGCGTTTGTAACACCGAGATCAGCCCTGACCGTGATCGGAGTGCCTGCCAGCGGGACGATGACGGCAAGCTGCGATTGACTTCCAGGTGCGCTCGTTTGTTGATCTTGGTCGGACTGATGACTGGCGTGTTATCAGGCATGTTCGGGGTTGGCGGCGGCTTTGTGATCGTGCCCGCATTGGTGTTGTTCAGCGGGATGGCAATTCACCAAGCGGTCGCGACATCGTTGTTCGTGATCGTATTAGTGAGCGTCAGTGGTGTGGCGTCTCACTTGGCCAATGGAAACGACTTGTCAATTCAGACAACGCTGCAGTTCCTGGTGGGCGGTTTTGCCGGGATGTGGTTGGGCGGCATTGTCGCCAAACAGTTGAAGGGGCCGACCCTCCAGAAAACTTTTTCAATCGCCGTTGTGTTGGTCGCAATGTTCGTGATCTTTCGGTCATTGCTGGAGTGA
- a CDS encoding MBL fold metallo-hydrolase, producing the protein MLLKYFYDQKLAHASYLVGCQRAKEAVIVDPGRDIEPYIELADREGLKITGVAETHIHADYVSGARELADRVGAKLYVSDEGPSDWKYLYLEPYDHQLLHDGDHFMLGKIRFDVLHTPGHTPESISFVLTDQGGGADKPMGIFTGDFVFVGSIGRPDLLEEAAGLAGTAEPGARDLFRSAERFKSMPDYLQVWPAHGAGSACGKGLGAIPSSTVGYEKLFNPALQFTDEEEFVKYILADQPEAPKYFAVMKRVNKEGPKVLGAGHHHSILDVGQVSDAVKSGTVVDVSPSPDFAKGHVPGSINIPIGMLAGWAGWLVDYDRPTYLICQPDQLEEAARVLHKIGVEEIVGGFDTNQVRAAGLASEVYATGTPADLSSAIESGEVQLIDVRSNDEWKAGHIEQAEHRFLGRLPANLDGLSGDKKIVVQCQSGARSSIGVSVLQAAGIKNVINLTGGYAAWKSDQLPSVQGQACCT; encoded by the coding sequence ATGTTACTCAAGTACTTCTACGATCAAAAACTCGCTCACGCTTCCTACCTTGTCGGATGCCAACGAGCTAAAGAGGCGGTCATCGTTGATCCGGGCCGCGACATTGAACCGTACATCGAATTGGCGGATCGCGAAGGGCTCAAGATTACTGGCGTTGCCGAAACGCACATTCATGCAGATTATGTTTCCGGGGCTCGGGAACTTGCCGATCGTGTGGGTGCCAAGTTGTACGTTTCCGATGAAGGGCCGTCCGACTGGAAGTATTTGTACTTGGAGCCTTACGATCACCAACTGCTTCATGATGGCGACCACTTCATGCTTGGCAAGATCCGGTTCGATGTCTTGCACACGCCAGGGCACACGCCGGAGAGCATTTCGTTCGTGTTGACTGATCAGGGTGGCGGCGCCGACAAACCGATGGGGATCTTTACTGGCGATTTTGTGTTCGTCGGTTCGATTGGACGGCCCGATTTGCTGGAAGAAGCGGCCGGTCTGGCGGGGACGGCGGAGCCAGGTGCGCGGGATCTGTTTCGGTCGGCGGAGCGGTTCAAGTCGATGCCGGATTACTTGCAGGTCTGGCCCGCACACGGTGCCGGGAGCGCTTGCGGCAAGGGCCTTGGGGCGATTCCATCATCCACCGTTGGTTACGAAAAGCTTTTCAACCCAGCCCTTCAGTTCACCGACGAAGAAGAGTTCGTTAAATACATTTTGGCCGATCAGCCCGAGGCCCCTAAGTACTTCGCAGTGATGAAGCGGGTGAACAAGGAAGGTCCAAAGGTCTTGGGAGCTGGACATCATCATTCGATCTTGGACGTCGGTCAGGTCAGTGATGCAGTGAAGTCAGGGACAGTTGTTGACGTGAGCCCGTCACCAGACTTTGCGAAGGGGCACGTTCCCGGTTCGATCAACATTCCCATCGGAATGTTGGCAGGTTGGGCGGGATGGTTGGTCGACTACGACCGGCCCACTTACTTGATTTGCCAGCCGGATCAGTTGGAAGAGGCCGCTCGTGTTTTGCATAAGATCGGAGTCGAAGAAATTGTTGGCGGCTTTGATACCAATCAAGTGCGCGCCGCTGGTCTGGCAAGTGAGGTGTACGCCACCGGAACGCCTGCAGACTTGTCGTCCGCCATTGAATCCGGAGAGGTGCAATTGATCGATGTTCGATCCAACGATGAGTGGAAAGCTGGTCACATCGAGCAAGCAGAGCATCGTTTCCTTGGGCGTTTGCCTGCAAATCTAGACGGACTGTCTGGCGATAAGAAGATCGTGGTTCAGTGTCAAAGCGGTGCCCGTTCGTCGATCGGCGTCAGTGTCCTTCAGGCAGCTGGGATTAAGAACGTGATCAACCTTACGGGCGGCTATGCGGCATGGAAGTCAGACCAACTTCCGAGTGTTCAAGGTCAAGCTTGTTGCACCTGA
- a CDS encoding cytochrome-c peroxidase, translating to MNAPQKLFNLCLAVCVLFGCRQAMATDFEPLPRTAAKPGDTAEKIALGKKLFFDPRLSATGTVSCNGCHNLMEGGDDGRATSMGVSGLTGPRNAPTVWNSVFQASQFWDGRAATLEEQAKGPMVADVEMGMVGHDQVIGRIEKIPGYVEEFGGAFGESEAVTIENAVEAIAAFERTLITPDSPFDRFLAGDQSAINEQAIRGMELFESIGCTECHSGPALNNWTGADDDAEFVEFPRFIDSPLVDHYDLGSDLGRLQVTNHDGDERQFKVPVLRNITLTAPYMHNGKVASLSEACRVMASTQLDEELTDKQVSDLIAFMATLEGDFPEIALPRLPSRVGESVIDPSSVSDN from the coding sequence ATGAACGCACCTCAGAAACTATTCAACCTTTGCCTTGCTGTCTGTGTTTTGTTTGGATGCCGCCAAGCAATGGCGACGGACTTCGAACCGCTTCCCCGAACCGCTGCTAAACCAGGCGACACGGCCGAGAAGATCGCTTTGGGCAAGAAGCTGTTCTTCGATCCGCGACTATCGGCCACCGGTACGGTTTCTTGCAATGGTTGCCATAACTTGATGGAGGGCGGTGACGATGGTCGCGCTACGTCCATGGGAGTGTCCGGTCTAACGGGGCCTCGAAACGCACCCACGGTTTGGAACTCCGTGTTTCAAGCGTCGCAGTTTTGGGACGGGCGTGCCGCAACGCTTGAGGAGCAAGCCAAGGGACCGATGGTTGCTGATGTTGAAATGGGCATGGTTGGGCACGATCAAGTGATTGGTCGGATTGAGAAGATTCCTGGGTATGTCGAAGAGTTTGGAGGAGCATTTGGCGAATCCGAAGCGGTCACCATCGAAAATGCGGTCGAGGCAATCGCGGCATTTGAGCGCACCTTGATCACCCCCGATTCGCCGTTTGATCGCTTTCTGGCGGGTGACCAGTCGGCGATCAATGAGCAGGCGATCCGGGGCATGGAGTTATTCGAGTCCATCGGTTGCACGGAATGCCATTCTGGGCCGGCCCTGAACAACTGGACCGGGGCAGACGACGATGCGGAGTTTGTTGAGTTCCCTCGCTTCATCGATTCGCCGCTGGTCGACCACTATGACTTGGGAAGCGATTTAGGGAGACTTCAGGTTACCAACCACGATGGCGATGAGCGTCAATTCAAGGTGCCCGTCCTGAGGAATATCACCTTGACGGCACCCTACATGCACAATGGAAAAGTTGCGTCGCTATCGGAAGCTTGTCGCGTCATGGCCAGCACCCAGCTCGACGAGGAACTCACCGACAAACAGGTTTCTGACTTGATCGCATTCATGGCGACGTTGGAAGGCGATTTCCCTGAGATCGCCTTGCCACGGCTTCCTTCCCGTGTGGGAGAATCGGTGATCGATCCGAGTTCTGTTTCAGACAACTGA
- a CDS encoding DsrE family protein: MKRFTLLFAISFLGVMAAGQAWSQGLPDNETVPGSASGPGFGRGQGAGRGMGQGRGMGRGFGRGAGRGQGAGRGIGAEQPSEDNGAASGPDEATAGMHGHDDRHNADREVFQYLLQNHLKITRTVNELPNGVETLTESDVPEIADKIKEHVQWMGYRIDNVNPIRMRDPLFAEIFQHADKIKMVHKETENGVNVIETSDDPYVAKLIQAHAKVVSGFVAHGFSEAMKNHPVPSGESANEPVRTVEKKDSLDSVIAGHGAIAKLPNAVMQPRDRTRFVVDLTGGGDPAKLNGSLKNVARYLNIYADAGAKSANAEVAVVFHGGATRVVLNSEAYAKVFGTTGNPNLELLHQLHEAGVDLYVCGQSLTASGSSPEDVAVFIETAVSALTAVVNLQADGYAYVPLGK, translated from the coding sequence ATGAAACGCTTCACTCTTCTATTCGCTATTAGCTTTCTTGGTGTGATGGCGGCGGGGCAGGCGTGGTCTCAGGGTTTGCCTGACAACGAAACTGTGCCCGGAAGTGCCAGCGGGCCCGGGTTTGGCCGTGGGCAAGGAGCAGGCCGCGGGATGGGGCAAGGGCGAGGCATGGGCCGTGGGTTCGGTCGAGGAGCTGGCCGAGGTCAAGGAGCTGGCCGGGGGATAGGGGCTGAACAGCCAAGCGAAGACAACGGAGCGGCTTCGGGACCGGACGAAGCGACCGCGGGGATGCATGGGCACGACGATCGGCACAATGCTGATCGCGAGGTTTTTCAGTACCTATTGCAGAATCACCTGAAGATCACCCGCACCGTCAATGAGCTTCCCAACGGCGTCGAGACACTGACGGAATCCGACGTGCCCGAGATCGCCGATAAGATCAAAGAGCACGTGCAATGGATGGGGTATCGGATCGATAACGTGAATCCGATTCGAATGCGAGACCCGTTGTTTGCGGAGATCTTCCAGCACGCGGATAAGATTAAGATGGTTCACAAGGAAACCGAAAACGGTGTTAACGTGATCGAAACTTCGGATGACCCTTATGTGGCGAAGTTGATTCAGGCTCATGCCAAAGTGGTATCCGGTTTCGTGGCACACGGCTTCTCCGAAGCGATGAAGAACCACCCCGTTCCCTCGGGGGAGTCGGCCAACGAGCCAGTTCGTACAGTAGAGAAGAAGGATTCGTTGGACTCCGTCATCGCTGGACACGGTGCGATTGCGAAGTTGCCTAATGCCGTCATGCAACCTCGGGATCGAACTCGGTTTGTTGTCGATCTCACTGGCGGTGGTGATCCTGCCAAACTTAACGGATCGCTCAAAAACGTCGCCAGGTACTTGAATATCTACGCTGACGCCGGTGCCAAATCGGCCAACGCTGAAGTTGCGGTTGTCTTCCATGGCGGCGCAACGCGTGTCGTTCTCAATTCGGAAGCTTATGCGAAAGTGTTTGGAACGACGGGGAACCCCAATCTCGAACTGCTGCACCAACTGCATGAGGCTGGCGTGGATCTGTACGTGTGTGGGCAATCCTTGACCGCCAGTGGATCGTCACCCGAGGACGTGGCAGTGTTCATCGAGACCGCTGTCTCTGCACTGACGGCGGTCGTCAACTTGCAAGCGGACGGCTACGCCTACGTTCCGCTGGGGAAGTAA